Part of the Chlamydia muridarum str. Nigg genome is shown below.
TCAAACGACCTCGAAGAAATCGGAAAAGTGCTGCTATTCGATCTATGATTCGAGAAACTAATATGGTTTCAAGTGATCTAATTTGGCCTATTTTTCTTAAAGAAGGTTCAGGAATTCGAGAAGAAATACCCAGTATGCCTGGAGTATACAGATGGAGTTTAGATACCATATCTAGAGAATTAGAAAGACTCTGTCTTATAGGGCTAAAAGCGGTTATCCTTTTCCCTGTTATAGAGGATCAGAAAAAAGATCAATTCGGAGCATATGCATCGCATCCGTATAACATTGTTTGTAGAGGAATTCAGGAAATCAAAAAATCTTTTCCCCAACTGTGTGTGATTAGTGATATAGCTTTAGATCCTTTTACGACTAGTGGTCACGATGGCATTTTTTACAACAATGAAGTGTTAAATGACGAAAGCGTTCGCGTATATGGAGATATCGCAACATTGCATGCAGAAATGGGAGCGGATATTGTTGCTCCAAGCGATATGATGGATGGGAGAGTTCGGCATATTCGAGAAAAAATGGATCAGATGGGCTTTGTTAATACAGGAATTCTCTCTTATAGCGCAAAGTATGCATCTTACTTGTATGGTCCGTTTAGAGATGCTCTTTCTTCGCATCCTCAATCTGGGGATAAACGGCAATATCAAATGGATCCTGCCAATGTTCGAGAAGCTTTGCTTGAATGCCGGCTAGATGAAGAGGAGGGAGCAGATATGGTAATGATAAAGCCTGCTGGGTTTTATTTAGATGTTATCATGAAAGCTCAAGAATGTACGCATCTTCCAGTAGTTGCCTATCAAGTCAGTGGAGAATATTCTATGATTATGGCCGCCAGTCTGCATGGATGGTTAAGTAAAGAAGGAGCTATCTCGGAGTCTTTGTTAGCAATTAAACGAGCTGGGGCTACGGCTATAATTAGCTATGCAACTCCATGGGTTTTAGAATGGCTAGCTAGAGACGCTCTTCCTTTTTAAGGAAAAAGTTCTTTGAAGAACCACCTAAAAAATTACAGAGGTGTCAAAACATTTTCTTTCGCGTAACGGATGAGAGCTTCTTTTACAATAGCAAACATCTCTGTTTTAGAAGGATCTATAAATGTTGGTAGAGCAAAATCTTCTGGGGAGACTTCTAAGAGTCCCAAGCGACACGCTTCTTCAAAATTTTGAGTTTCTAAAGCTTTAATAAGAGGGGCTACAGGAACTGCAATTGCCGAAACTTTCTCATAGATTTCAGAATCAATGATTGGGCGTTTTTCCCCGTGTAAATTGGTATTCATATCCATGAACACGCGTTTTCTCTTGAAGAATCCAGAGAGATAGGTTCTGGTGACCGTAAGTTTATTCCATCCTAATCGTAAGAAACTAAACATCTCTCGGGTTTTAGGGTTTGGAAGAATCGTTATGGTATGGTCCCGCATGCCTAAACAAGGATTTTCTTCTTTGTTACACAATCTTCCTGTAAGAGGATCCCCCGAAATTAAACTGACATCGTTGGAAGAGAAGATTTCTTGTGGTAACAAGTCTTTGAAGCTGGCTCCTTTTGCTGTGATCAGATATTTCCTTTGAGAAGGCGGGAGAGCAGATCCTGCTAATGCAACGACTTGTTGTCCTAGGAAAAATCCCTTTAAGAATAGATGGCCGATAGAGAGGACTTCTTGGAAGCTAATTGTGAATACGATATCCCTGTCATTGCGAATTCGTGCGATATGATGAATATGGGTCGAAGGAGATCCCGAAGGGTAAGGACCAGCTATTGTATGTAAATGAGCTACAGATATTAAATCTTGGGTAGGTAAAGAGAGCCTATCTGTGGAAACAATATGTGGTTTGAGACCAAATAGTTTTGCTATAGCCTGAACTCCCACAACAAAAATGTAATAACCATCTTCTTTTGAAGAGAAAAGACTTAGATGTTTTTCTACAGATGGGGTGAATGGACGATTGTCCGCTAAGTTAATAAAAACATCTCTAGGGGATTGTGTTGGGAGCGCTGGGATATTGAAAGGTCTTTGTTTAAAAAGGGTAAAAAGCCCTTCTTTTTTAAAGACTTCTAAAAGCTCCTTTTGAGATAAAGCGTGGAGGTCATAAGAGAACTTCGTTTGAGAAACCCCAGGCTTTTTTTTAATCACGATATCCAAAAGAGCCCGCTTACTTCCTCTACGGATTTCGATAACCTCTCCATCAACCGACGAGGTGATGAAAACACCTGGGAAAGACTTATATTCCGCTAAGGGAGAACCAGCTGTAATCTGGTCTCCTGGAGAAACTTTCACACCAAGTGGTAGGGGAGCAAAAGGTCTCAGATCCACGGAAACAAAAGCGGGATCCACTTTTCCGCAAAAACCCGATTCCTTAGGGGCTCCTTTTAAAGACAGATCTAATCCACGAGAAACTATTATCTTCATGTCTCGGGATTATAGAAGTTTTTATAAGGGAATCCAATTTTTTTTCTTACTTTTTTTCGGAGAGCTAGATTTTGCTTTGGGAGTGGGAGATTTTCCTGAGGTATGGCTGATGTCTTGGGTGACTTCTTTTATAAGCTCTTCGGTCTCTTTCTTGTATTCATTGCAAGAGGATCGGATGGTTTCTAGAGCTCGCCACTCTTCAGGAGAAAAGTTATCAGGATTGTTAGCAAAAACTTCCATTTGCTCGCGAGTCATACCAGTTTGTTGAAGGATTTCTTGAGAACGTTTGTCGAGCTCTTGGATTTTTTCTTGGGTTTTCTCGATGAGCATCTGGTAGTCCAGATCGTTGTCATCTGTAAGAACAGCGCCGAAGGAAGGATCGAAATCTATTTTATAAATAGAAAGAATTTGTTTTATAGAATCGATAATTTTTTGAGCGGAATTATTTTTCATAACAAAAAACCTGATGTTTTATTTAATAATAAAATTTTTCTTGTTTTTTTTGTGACGTAATATTGCTCTTTTTTATTGTTCAGCGTATATTTCCGGACTAAAAAGGGGAGCTATCATGGATTATCTAGAAAAGCTACAGTCCTTAATGGAAAATCATCCTTCGGATTTTTTTAGTTTGTGGGAAGAGTATTGCTTTAATGACGTCGTTAGTGGAGACGAGTTGATAGTCTTGCTGGAAAAAATTAAAAGCTCAAGTATAGCTCCTGCCTTTGGGAAAATAGCAGAAAGCGTAATTCCTCTTTGGGAACAACTTCCTGAAAGTGAAGAAAAAGATAAAGTGCTTTCTCTAGTCTTTGATATCCAAACAACAAACAGCAAGCGTTTATTAGAACTAGCTCTTCAACAGGTTAAGAAGTACGAGGACTCACCAAATTATAAAGAAGCTTTGCGGATAGTCGGATTAAGAGATGGGATTTTCTTTACTCATTGCTTAAGACATTTTGCTTTGCTTATGCATCTTTGTGAAGGGAACTTTGTTTTCCATCAGGGAGGATGGGGAGTAGGAGAGATTATGGGAGTTTCTTTCCTTCAGCAGAAAGTCCTTGTTGAGTTTGAGGGAGTTCTTACAGCAAAAGATATTTCTTTTGAAACAGCCTTTCGCATGCTGTCTCCTCTAAAAAAAGATCACTTTTTAGCAAGACGGTTTGGGGATCCCGATGCATTTGAGGCGTTTGCTAGAAAAGATCCTGTTGCGGTCATAGAATGTCTGCTAAAAGACCTTGGACCCAAAAATGCTAAGGAAATCCGTAATGAGCTGGTTGGACTTGTGATTCCAGAGGAGGATTGGAGTAGATGGTGGCAGTCCGCTAAGATTAAAATGAAGAAGGATTCACATATCCTGGCGCCTACTTCTTCTAAAGATCCCTATATTTTTGATCCAAAAGGTTTTTCTTTCATTTCTCAATTACAAGCTTCTTTGTCGGGAAGCAACGATGCTAGTAAAAAGATCGCTTCTTGTTACACATTTGTTAGAGATCTTGGGAGTGAGCTTAAGGATGAGGCTAATCGGCAGTTTGTGATAAAAGAGTTAAAATCTTTAGATTTGCCAGCGGATTCCGCCTTATCCATTCAGAGAGCGATGTTATTATCTGAATTCCTCGGAGATAAGTCTTCAGAATTAGATTGTGAAAACATTGCTAAGCTTTCCGAAGATCAAATGTTTGATATTGTCAACCATATTGAAATTCTATCTTTTCAGAAGAGTTTCCTATCGCTAATACACTCTTGCTCTCCAGCTTGGGTATCGGTATTTACAAAAATTCTCCTGACAACAAGTACTTCTATTCTTCGCGATCAAGTCTTTAAAGCATTGATTGTAGATAAAAAGGCTAGAGAAAGCATCTTAGAAAAAGTATCAGCTATGATTGAGCAACCCTTGCTTTATCCTGAGCTGTTTGTTTGGTTGTTTTTGCGAGTAGTTTCTGGGGAAGACGGGCTGTTTTCTGAGTCGGATAGGAAGGAAATTGGAAGACAGATGCTAGCTAGTGCTTTAGAGTTTATGCATAAAGTGGCTGGCTCTCCTCAAAAAGATCTTGGGAAAAAACTCTACTCATTCTTAGTCGGTCAACGATTTCTTGCAATTCGTCAGATCATAGAAAATGCTTCTATAGATTATCTTAAAGAATTTGTTTTATTATCTTCAAAATGCCCTCAGTTTACTCAAGGAGATCTTGGAGTTTTGAGAAGTTTAGCAGAAGTTGTGCAACCCGCTCTTAAACGAAGGGTTGCGGAAGAGGAAAATATCCTTTGGACAACCTCTGAGAGTTTTACTCGAATGAAGGCAAAACTTCAGTCTCTTATTGGGAAGGAAATGGTGGATAATGCCAAAGAGATAGAGGATGCAAGAGCTCTAGGAGACTTAAGAGAGAACTCTGAGTACAAATTTGCTTTGGAAAGACGGGCTAGACTCCAGGAAGAAATTCGAGTATTGTCTGAGGAAATTAATCGCGCAAAAATTCTAACAAAAGATGCTGTGTTTACAAATTCTGTTGGAGTTGGTTGCAAGGTTGTTCTTGAGGATGAGCAAGGGGAAGAGGATTGTTACACAATACTAGGCCCTTGGGACGCCAATCCAGAGGAAAAGATTTTATCGTTAAAATCTAAACTTGCGCAAGAGATGGTTGGGAAGACAGTTGGAGAGAGTGTGCTATTCCAAGGGAAGAAGCACAAGATAAAACAAATCTCTTCCATATGGGACTAAAAGAATTTGGAGCATAGCGGGATCGAACCGCTGACCTCAACAATGCCATTGTTGCGCTCTACCAACTGAGCTAATACCCCGAGAGAAGAGACTAGGGTATCATGTTTGTACGATTTAGGACAATAAGCTGTGGTCTTATCAGAAAAAAAAGATAATAATCGGCAGATTCATTATAGAGAGGTGTTATTGTGAGTCTTTTTGAACAGTTACCTTCTTTCTCTCCGGATTCTATTCTTGGTTTAGCACAAGCTTTTCAAGAAGATCCTCGTGAGGATAAAATTAATTTATTACTGGGTACTTACGAGCGAGAAAAAAGCCGATACGGAGGATTCTCAAGCGTCAGAAAGGCTCAAACAGTGTTTTTTGGTGATGAGAAAGATAAAAACTATCTTCCCATCAGAGGATCCTCAGTTTTTTTAGACCAGATGGCTGCTCTATGTTTTGGCGAGATTGATGCTAATCGATGGACTGGAGTGCAAGCTGTTGGTGGGACTGGAGCCTTACATTTGGGCGCCTTAGTGTATGCTAAATCTTCTCTTGCAGGTAAAGTCTATATCCCAGCTCAAACTTGGGGGAACCACTCTAGAATTTTTTCTCGTCTAGGATTGTCCCTAGAACATTATCCCTACTATGATCAAGAAAAAAAAGATCTCGATTTGCAAGGATTAAAAGCATCTCTTCGGGATGCTCCTGAGGCTTCTTTAATTCTTTTACATTGTTGTTGTCATAACCCTACAGGGAAGGATATTCCCCTTTCTGAATGGCCTGAAATTATTGCTATTATAAAGGACAGAGGCCTCATTCCTTTCTTTGATATGGCTTATTTAGGTTTTGCTAACGGAATAGTAGAGGATCGCCGACCTGTTCGGCTTTGCATAGAGGCTGGAGTTGCTACTTTTGTTGCAGGAAGTTGTAGTAAAAACTTCTCATTATATGGTTCTCGGGTAGGATTTTTTGGGGTTGTTCACCAAGATAAAACGGATTTGAGCAGGATACTTTCTTTCTTGGAAGAGCAGATCCGTGGGGAATACTCTTCTCCTGCTAGAGAAGGTGTTGCAATCGTTACCTCTATATTAGAGAATCCCTACTTGCGACAAGAGTGGGGGCTTGAACTGAATGGTATTCGCCAGTCTTTGGAAGAAATTCGAGCGAATTTTGTTATTGCAATGAGAGAAGTAGCGGGACATTCTTTTGATTTCATCGCGTCTCAGAAAGGATTTTTTGGGTATCCAGGTTTTTCAAAAGAGCAGGTTGTGTTCCTTAGAGAAGAGCTTGGTATTTATACAACAGCTGGTGGAAGATTCAATTTAAATGGCATTACAGATAAAAATATAAATCGTGTTATCCACGGTTTTGCTAAGGCCTATGAATACTCTCGGTCCGTATCATAAACGTATTCGGTTTATTACTTATCTCTTTGTCGCTTCAGGAATTATTGTAAGTTGGAATCTTCCTAGAAGCGTTTATGAGTCGCTTCAGGATAAATTTGTAAGTGTATGTTCTAAATTCCTTCCTTTTCAACAAAGGGCCAATTCAAAGGCCCTTATTGAAGAGAGTCAAAGTTTTCTTCTGCAAGAAAAAATCCGATTATTAGAAGAACGCATACTTTCTATGGAAGAGACTTCAAAATCTCCTCCATTATTTCCTGAAATTTTGTCTTCTTACTTTCAATCTCCGATCATGGGGAGAGTGATTTTCCGAGATCCCGCTCATTGGGGGAGTTCTTGTTGGATTAATATTGGGAAGCAGCATGGGGTTAAAAAAAATTCTCCTGTTGTTTGCGGAAAGGTTGTTGTTGGATTAGTGGACTTTGTTGGCAGTGCTCAATCAAGGGTACGATTAATCACTGATGTGGGAATAAAACCTTCCGTTATGGCTGTTAGGGGGGAGCTTCAAACTTGGGTAGTGAAGGATCAGCTACGTACATTAGCAAGAAATGTGACAAACCTTCCGACATCTGCATTTGCAGATAGTGATAAGCAGCAAGCTTTACAATGCTTAAAAGCATTAGAGAGCTGTTTATCCTCGTCTGAACACAATGATTTTGCTCTTCGAGGGATTGTTTGTGGTAGAGGGGACCCTATTTGGAAACCTGAGGCATCCGTTCTAACTGGGAGTGATTTTGGTTTTGTAGATGGGAAAACTATTGAGGTTGGAGATGTTCTTGTTACTACGGGATTGGATGGCGTTTTTCCTCCAGGATTACTTGTTGCTACAGTCAGCGAAATTTTACCGAAGAGTGAGGGGGCTTGTTCTTTAAAGATAAAAGCACAATCTTTGGCTCCAGATTGTTCTGTAGTTGACTTTTTGGTATTGCCTCCCATGGATTTTAATCCTAATGATCGTCCGGACATTTTCGGATTAATTTGGGAGTAATCATCCCATTTTAAGGGCTAGGTTGTAAGAATCCATTTCCTTTGTCATCAATTCCTCGAATGAATACGAAAGCCATCTCAATTTGAAGAGAAGAATTGAATTGATGCAGGAACTTTTTAGCCGCTCTTTTATATAACACCCCTTGTTTATCCAATCCTTGGCGCTGGATATAAAGAAGGAGTTTATCTGGAGAGTAAAGAGAGGGTTCATCCCCTAGAAAAGATGTTTTCCAGTCGATAATGAAAAATCTATTGTTGTGTTCAAAAAAAAGATCGACAATTCCTTGCCACAACTCCCCATTCTCTTGAAGGAGAAAAGTCTCTTCCACACGAATATTGTAAGGATGAACGTCCTTAAGAGCAAAGCTTCCTGAAACAAAAGGGAGTTTTGTTGAGAAAGCTGTGTAGATTTTCTCTGAAATAATAGACTCGAAGCCTTCCAAAATTGTGTTTTTCAATAAAGTTTGGGCTTTATGAGTAATCTCCTCAAGAGAGGCGTTAAAATTCCCTGATAACGACTCTAAAAGCTTGTGAATAAGAGTTCCTGTTAGAGATCCCCCAGGAAATAAAGAAGAGGAAGAAATCTCTTGAAAAGGCTCAGTAAAATACTGTGATTCTGTTGTGGAAGAAAAAGAATAGATGGGTTGGGAAGATAGTATTGGAAGAGAAAAAAACTCTTGTTCGGGGAGAGGTTCTGAGAAAATAGAGATATTGCTTTCCGGAGGTTGCGTACCTGAAGAGAAAAATTCTGGATGGGATGCGGTCAGAGTTTCTACTAAATGAGGGATGTTATCGTGTTGTGTAATATTGGCATAGTTAGCAAGAGCAGAAACTTTTTTATTGCTTTGTAAACGTTTCTCTATAGAGGAGAAAGGGATGAATAAGAATTTCTTAGCACGAGTACAAGCAACATACATTTCTCTCATGTGAACAGAAGGAGATTTCTCTTTAACTTTGTTAAGACTAGAACAAAAAACGACATCGTATTCTAAGCCTTTTGAAGAGTGGACTGTGGTAATTTTAAGCACATTATCGTCATTAGACTGAGAGGAAAAGGAAAGCTCTTCATCATATTTTCCAGTATCTAGAATGTTTATAAGATGAAATAGCTTGTGATGAGGATTTTCCGTAGTTTTATCAAGATACAAACAAAGCTCTTCTAATTCTTGGAAAATAATGTCACCAAGGGGTGTTTGTAATAACGTTTCTCCTATGGTTTGGGAGAAAACGGTTTCTCCCATCAATTTATAAAACGTAGCTAGTAAAGAGTATTGGTGGAGATACGTATTCAGCATAAAAAACAGAGAGGAGAAAATTTTTAAATGCTGATGAATATCTGTAGCAGAAAGATGAAAAAAACGACTCAGTAAAATGGCCTGAATCTTTTGTTGATTTTCTGGGTATAGAAGAGCTTCTAAAAGAAGAATGAGGAGATAGGGCGATTCTGTGCGATCAAAAATGCGTTTTTCTTTGCAATACGCCATAGGAATCGTGCTATGAGTGATCAATTTGAGTGCTTGCGGATAGTCTTGGACTAAGACTGCCATATTCCCAAAGGGAATAGCGAATGTAGAACGTAGATAAGAAGCGGTTTTTGAAATCCAGAGAGCTTCTTCTTGGGAATCTTGTGTAGTAAAGAAATGGATAGGACGAAACTCTGAATACGAAGTGGAGGCGCTTCCTTTAGATTGGAGTGGGTGGTAAAGAATAGTTTGTGGGGTTTCTAAAAAAGGAGAGGGGAGCGAAAAAAGATGGTTTAGAGCTTGCATGAGTTGTGGAGTGGATCGGTAATTCGTATCCAATATTAGCTGAGACTCCTTAGGAAAGGAGTTTTTTGCTTGGAGGTAGGTTGGAAGGTCTGCGTTTCTCCATTCATAAATAGACTGTTTAGGATCTCCAATAAGAAATAGTGATCCTGAATAATCAGGAGAAGCAAAGAGTTTAGAAAAAATTTTCCACTGACGTTTGTCTGTATCTTGAAATTCATCAATCAAAACTAATTGAAATTGTTTTCGTAGCTGAGAAACAACGTGGTCATTCTGTGCTAGCAAAGACTCTAAAGTGGCTATGCTTTCATCATGCGAGTAGGATTGTGCACAATACGTTTTTAAGTGTTGTTGTACGCTTTTAAGCAGTGTATGGAAAATAGGTTCTTTTTGACAGAAGGGCTGGGCTATTAGTAACCAGTCTTTGAGAAAAGGATCTAAAGGGGAAAAAGGGGGTCCCAATTTCTTTTTATTTCGATTTTCTTCCTGAAATTTCTGAACCATTCCCGGGAAAAATAGGATGTCTAAAGAATTGGGGTCTGTTTCGAATTGTTTCACAAAATCGGGTAATTCCCGATCGATTGGTAGATCGCTTTGTTTAAATCGGAGCGAAAAATCTTGTAACTCTTCAAGAGAAAGAGGGGAAAGGTGTTTATATTGAGAAGACCAGTTCTTCACTTTTTGAAGAGTTATAGATAGAGGGGGGAGAGCAAGGTTGGGTGTAGAAGCATAGTCTTGAAGCAGTCTGTCTGCTAAATGACGAGTTTGTTGGGTAGTGGCTCGATGATGATAGGATAAGAAGGCGTATTGTTTAGGAGAAAGAACGTTTTCCCAGCTATTTTGTCTTAAGTAATCCAGAATATATTGCTGAATGGTTTGGGGCTCTGAGAACATGGAAGAAGGGTGAATGGGTTGCACCCAAGGGAAGTGTTGTTCTAATGTAAAACGGCAAAKTCCATGAATAGTGAAAATATTCATTTCATCTAAAGTGGCTAGGCTATTACGAWTTTTAYTGTAAAGCTGCTTTACTTTGGTTTCTTGAGAAGAAACATAGGGGGGTAAAGGTGTTTCGGGATGAGAAAGAGCTTGAGAGAAGAGCGTTAAAGCTTGTTTAAGGCTTTCTTGAATACGTAATTTTAATTCATTTGTAGCTGCGTTCGTAAATGTAACTACGAGAATATTCTTAGTTTGTTCAACGTTTCCTTCTAATAGAGAACGGAGGATAACTTGTTCTATGGTAAATGTTTTTCCCGTTCCTGCGGATGCTTCTAGGAAAAATTTTCCGGAAACAGAAGTTGTCGGAGAAAAAATATCGAAAGAGCTCATATCCGTTCTATTGAGTATCCTGATTTATAAAGAGAGAGAGGAGTTGAGAGAGCAGATCTTTGGAAAGCTCTGAGCAAATCTCTTCCGTATCTCGGTTATGGAATAACCAAAAGCTATTGGTTAAGGGATCTTCTTCATTATCTAAAAGTTTTTTAATAATTTTCGAAGCCACATCTGTTTTCTTAATGTACTCCCAGGCCTGAGCAGAAGGAAGGGGGATAGCTTTGTTTTGCAGATGTTCATATAGGCCAACCGCAAGGATT
Proteins encoded:
- the recB gene encoding exodeoxyribonuclease V subunit beta: MSSFDIFSPTTSVSGKFFLEASAGTGKTFTIEQVILRSLLEGNVEQTKNILVVTFTNAATNELKLRIQESLKQALTLFSQALSHPETPLPPYVSSQETKVKQLYXKXRNSLATLDEMNIFTIHGJCRFTLEQHFPWVQPIHPSSMFSEPQTIQQYILDYLRQNSWENVLSPKQYAFLSYHHRATTQQTRHLADRLLQDYASTPNLALPPLSITLQKVKNWSSQYKHLSPLSLEELQDFSLRFKQSDLPIDRELPDFVKQFETDPNSLDILFFPGMVQKFQEENRNKKKLGPPFSPLDPFLKDWLLIAQPFCQKEPIFHTLLKSVQQHLKTYCAQSYSHDESIATLESLLAQNDHVVSQLRKQFQLVLIDEFQDTDKRQWKIFSKLFASPDYSGSLFLIGDPKQSIYEWRNADLPTYLQAKNSFPKESQLILDTNYRSTPQLMQALNHLFSLPSPFLETPQTILYHPLQSKGSASTSYSEFRPIHFFTTQDSQEEALWISKTASYLRSTFAIPFGNMAVLVQDYPQALKLITHSTIPMAYCKEKRIFDRTESPYLLILLLEALLYPENQQKIQAILLSRFFHLSATDIHQHLKIFSSLFFMLNTYLHQYSLLATFYKLMGETVFSQTIGETLLQTPLGDIIFQELEELCLYLDKTTENPHHKLFHLINILDTGKYDEELSFSSQSNDDNVLKITTVHSSKGLEYDVVFCSSLNKVKEKSPSVHMREMYVACTRAKKFLFIPFSSIEKRLQSNKKVSALANYANITQHDNIPHLVETLTASHPEFFSSGTQPPESNISIFSEPLPEQEFFSLPILSSQPIYSFSSTTESQYFTEPFQEISSSSLFPGGSLTGTLIHKLLESLSGNFNASLEEITHKAQTLLKNTILEGFESIISEKIYTAFSTKLPFVSGSFALKDVHPYNIRVEETFLLQENGELWQGIVDLFFEHNNRFFIIDWKTSFLGDEPSLYSPDKLLLYIQRQGLDKQGVLYKRAAKKFLHQFNSSLQIEMAFVFIRGIDDKGNGFLQPSP
- a CDS encoding Na(+)-translocating NADH-quinone reductase subunit A, with protein sequence MKIIVSRGLDLSLKGAPKESGFCGKVDPAFVSVDLRPFAPLPLGVKVSPGDQITAGSPLAEYKSFPGVFITSSVDGEVIEIRRGSKRALLDIVIKKKPGVSQTKFSYDLHALSQKELLEVFKKEGLFTLFKQRPFNIPALPTQSPRDVFINLADNRPFTPSVEKHLSLFSSKEDGYYIFVVGVQAIAKLFGLKPHIVSTDRLSLPTQDLISVAHLHTIAGPYPSGSPSTHIHHIARIRNDRDIVFTISFQEVLSIGHLFLKGFFLGQQVVALAGSALPPSQRKYLITAKGASFKDLLPQEIFSSNDVSLISGDPLTGRLCNKEENPCLGMRDHTITILPNPKTREMFSFLRLGWNKLTVTRTYLSGFFKRKRVFMDMNTNLHGEKRPIIDSEIYEKVSAIAVPVAPLIKALETQNFEEACRLGLLEVSPEDFALPTFIDPSKTEMFAIVKEALIRYAKENVLTPL
- a CDS encoding amino acid aminotransferase, which codes for MSLFEQLPSFSPDSILGLAQAFQEDPREDKINLLLGTYEREKSRYGGFSSVRKAQTVFFGDEKDKNYLPIRGSSVFLDQMAALCFGEIDANRWTGVQAVGGTGALHLGALVYAKSSLAGKVYIPAQTWGNHSRIFSRLGLSLEHYPYYDQEKKDLDLQGLKASLRDAPEASLILLHCCCHNPTGKDIPLSEWPEIIAIIKDRGLIPFFDMAYLGFANGIVEDRRPVRLCIEAGVATFVAGSCSKNFSLYGSRVGFFGVVHQDKTDLSRILSFLEEQIRGEYSSPAREGVAIVTSILENPYLRQEWGLELNGIRQSLEEIRANFVIAMREVAGHSFDFIASQKGFFGYPGFSKEQVVFLREELGIYTTAGGRFNLNGITDKNINRVIHGFAKAYEYSRSVS
- the hemB gene encoding porphobilinogen synthase; amino-acid sequence: MTRLPLLKRPRRNRKSAAIRSMIRETNMVSSDLIWPIFLKEGSGIREEIPSMPGVYRWSLDTISRELERLCLIGLKAVILFPVIEDQKKDQFGAYASHPYNIVCRGIQEIKKSFPQLCVISDIALDPFTTSGHDGIFYNNEVLNDESVRVYGDIATLHAEMGADIVAPSDMMDGRVRHIREKMDQMGFVNTGILSYSAKYASYLYGPFRDALSSHPQSGDKRQYQMDPANVREALLECRLDEEEGADMVMIKPAGFYLDVIMKAQECTHLPVVAYQVSGEYSMIMAASLHGWLSKEGAISESLLAIKRAGATAIISYATPWVLEWLARDALPF
- a CDS encoding rod shape-determining protein MreC; translated protein: MNTLGPYHKRIRFITYLFVASGIIVSWNLPRSVYESLQDKFVSVCSKFLPFQQRANSKALIEESQSFLLQEKIRLLEERILSMEETSKSPPLFPEILSSYFQSPIMGRVIFRDPAHWGSSCWINIGKQHGVKKNSPVVCGKVVVGLVDFVGSAQSRVRLITDVGIKPSVMAVRGELQTWVVKDQLRTLARNVTNLPTSAFADSDKQQALQCLKALESCLSSSEHNDFALRGIVCGRGDPIWKPEASVLTGSDFGFVDGKTIEVGDVLVTTGLDGVFPPGLLVATVSEILPKSEGACSLKIKAQSLAPDCSVVDFLVLPPMDFNPNDRPDIFGLIWE
- a CDS encoding GreA/GreB family elongation factor, whose product is MDYLEKLQSLMENHPSDFFSLWEEYCFNDVVSGDELIVLLEKIKSSSIAPAFGKIAESVIPLWEQLPESEEKDKVLSLVFDIQTTNSKRLLELALQQVKKYEDSPNYKEALRIVGLRDGIFFTHCLRHFALLMHLCEGNFVFHQGGWGVGEIMGVSFLQQKVLVEFEGVLTAKDISFETAFRMLSPLKKDHFLARRFGDPDAFEAFARKDPVAVIECLLKDLGPKNAKEIRNELVGLVIPEEDWSRWWQSAKIKMKKDSHILAPTSSKDPYIFDPKGFSFISQLQASLSGSNDASKKIASCYTFVRDLGSELKDEANRQFVIKELKSLDLPADSALSIQRAMLLSEFLGDKSSELDCENIAKLSEDQMFDIVNHIEILSFQKSFLSLIHSCSPAWVSVFTKILLTTSTSILRDQVFKALIVDKKARESILEKVSAMIEQPLLYPELFVWLFLRVVSGEDGLFSESDRKEIGRQMLASALEFMHKVAGSPQKDLGKKLYSFLVGQRFLAIRQIIENASIDYLKEFVLLSSKCPQFTQGDLGVLRSLAEVVQPALKRRVAEEENILWTTSESFTRMKAKLQSLIGKEMVDNAKEIEDARALGDLRENSEYKFALERRARLQEEIRVLSEEINRAKILTKDAVFTNSVGVGCKVVLEDEQGEEDCYTILGPWDANPEEKILSLKSKLAQEMVGKTVGESVLFQGKKHKIKQISSIWD